One Mytilus trossulus isolate FHL-02 unplaced genomic scaffold, PNRI_Mtr1.1.1.hap1 h1tg000373l__unscaffolded, whole genome shotgun sequence genomic region harbors:
- the LOC134702027 gene encoding uncharacterized protein LOC134702027: protein MFTVLILTIACTVTHAEIVQNANMESLAVAPWHCNGCTASISHDSLSGKQSIMISHRRAGWAGIEQTVQVQPNHNYFFNAHLKLVNMVPGHMYHHISVKFKYTVNSHVHYVRISYSPMQQVSYGYQEIGGDFHVPNGVNSITIYIEINEAGANYLLDDATLQEITPNTNWKAEAHARIEKIRKAPLNIKIENHDNADTSDFKIEIKQVKSSFAFGTAVRADIMMDQNQKAYHDFVYNNFEWATIANSLKWRLMEFTQGHPIWNKGIPALNLLRSKGMKVRGHNMFWGVQHNCPKWILNMTSSDLNNAMHARIHGMLQHTTGKVEHWDVNNENLHGDFFEQHMSNPNITMKMFEWMRLQDKNMKLFLNEFNVVMDSSATTAYRNQGNIFKTSGVPIYGLGVQSHFHSVPSSIDVVKYRVDKIAEANLPLWITELTIHEVDENKKAAVLEDILTLYFSHSAIQGIVFWGFQDSSIHDHAAALTSNDIVPNAAGRKYQELFHKTWRTNEVHPVASTINAKGFLGDYELTLLHQDTVIHTENFTLDNNGANPTFHIRGTGSGVHVAQVAFG from the exons GCGAGCCGGATGGGCTGGAATTGAACAGACAGTGCAAGTACAACCGAATCACAATTACTTCTTCAATGCACACTTAAAACTCGTTAACATGGTCCCAGGACATATGTACCATCATATCAGTGTAAAGTTTAAATATACAGTAAACA GTCACGTTCACTATGTCAGAATAAGTTACTCACCGATGCAGCAAGTCAGTTATGGTTACCAAGAAATAGGCGGTGATTTTCATGTTCCGAatg GTGTGAACAGTATAaccatatatattgaaataaacgAGGCTGGTGCTAACTATTTACTGGACGATGCAACATTACAAGAGATAACACCAAACACAAACTGGAAAGCAGAAGCACATGCAAGGATTGAAAAAATCAGGAAAGCTCCTCTCAATATAAA GATTGAGAACCATGACAACGCTGATACTAGTGATTTTAAGATTGAA ATAAAACAAGTAAAGAGTAGCTTTGCATTTGGTACGGCTGTGCGTGCAGATATTATGATGGATCAGAATCAAAAGGCGTATCATGATTTCGTATATAACAACTTTGAATGGGCTACTATTGCAAACAGTCTGAAATGGAGGCTTATGGAATTCACACAG ggTCACCCAATATGGAATAAAGGAATTCCAGCATTAAACCTTCTCCGTTCTAAAGG aatgaaggtCAGAGGTCACAATATGTTTTGGGGAGTACAACATAATTGTCCTAAATGGATTTTGAATATGACTTCATCAGATCTGAATAATGCCATGCATGCTAGAATTCATGGAATGCTGCAACATACAACAGGGAA AGTTGAACACTGGGACGTGAACAATGAGAATTTGCACGGCGATTTCTTCGAACAACACATGTCTAATCCTAACATTACaatgaaaatgtttgaatgGATGCGATTACAAGATAAAAACATGAAACTATTTTTAAACGAGTTTAACGTCGTAATGGATTCTTCTGCGACAACA GCATATAGAAACCAGggtaacatttttaaaacttccgGTGTACCTATTTATGGACTTGGTGTACAGAGTCACTTTCATTCAGTTCCTAGTAGCATCGACGTTGTGAAG TACCGGGTTGATAAAATAGCTGAAGCTAATTTACCACTCTGGATCACCGAACTGACAATTCATGAGGTAGACGAAAACAAAAAGGCCGCCGTCTTGGAAGACATCCTGACTTTATACTTCAGTCATTCAGCTATTCAAGGAATTGTATTTTGGGGTTTTCAAGACTCGTCGATACATGATCATGCTGCAGCCTTAACGTCAAACGATATTGTG CCAAATGCCGCAGGAAGGAAGTACCAAGAACTGTTTCATAAAACCTGGCGTACCAATGAAGTCCACCCAGTTGCTTCGACTATAAATGCCAAAGGGTTCTTAGGAGATTACGAGTTGACATTACTCCATCAAGATACAGTTATTCAtactgaaaattttactttagaCAATAATGGCGCAAACCCAACATTTCATATCAGGGGAACAG GTTCAGGGGTCCATGTCGCACAGGTCGCTTTTGGATAA